The following coding sequences are from one Candidatus Methylomirabilota bacterium window:
- a CDS encoding xanthine dehydrogenase family protein molybdopterin-binding subunit has protein sequence MVDAFQIIGTTVKKRDGAEKVTGRTCYLHDLELPRLAHGKILRARVPHARILRIDASRARALPGVLCVLTGDDVEPIRFGFAGDQTALKRGKVRCIRDEVAAVAAETPELAQAALDLVRVEYAELPAVFDPAAALAPGAPLVHEELGTNRHTLRHQFTHGDVDRAVADAAVVVENTYRLPFVTSACLGTMVAIADWDGAGDRVTMWTTTQVPFLYQRDLAAALGITGDLVRVLQPPVGGNFGRGLDLYPIDVIAALLARRVRRPVKIEFDRVEEFIACPTREPCAIRLRTAADRDGRLLARDAHVTIDNGAYTSWGSTTPYVMLSTVAGLYRVPNVRFDSTIAYTNNPYSGSMRGYGNPESTFAVESQMDELAERLGLDRLELRRRNASKPGDVNPQGFLLTSFAMAECIEAAAAEIRHGAPPPRPGWRRGVGYAGMFHVGGGARIYRSDGCGAIVKLDDFGRVTLLTGASEIGQGSETVLAMIVAETLGVPLERVDVVNSDTSVRPWDVGTHASRTTFVAGNAARLAAEKIRGLLLEAAAAELEEPAAALDIRAGFVFVRANPARRLAYEEAARAGHFKDHGRMLVAEAFYDPPTAMLDKDLQGNVSAAYTSAFQAVRVDVDPETGEIRVGKIVSAHDVGRALNPGAAEGQVHGGIHMGLGYALSEQLVVAEGQILTQSFMDYALLKADDMPEIVVRLIETVDAEGPFGAKGLGESGVIPVAAAVANAVKDAIGVRFTELPITPARVRAALEAKRP, from the coding sequence ATGGTCGACGCCTTCCAGATCATCGGCACGACGGTCAAGAAGCGCGACGGCGCCGAGAAGGTGACGGGCCGCACGTGCTACCTCCACGACCTCGAGCTGCCGCGCCTGGCCCACGGGAAGATCCTCCGCGCGCGCGTCCCTCACGCGCGGATCCTCCGGATCGACGCCTCGCGGGCGCGGGCGCTCCCGGGCGTCCTCTGCGTTCTGACGGGCGACGACGTCGAGCCGATCCGGTTCGGCTTCGCCGGGGACCAGACGGCGCTCAAGCGCGGCAAGGTCCGCTGCATCCGCGACGAGGTCGCCGCGGTCGCGGCGGAAACGCCGGAGCTCGCCCAGGCGGCGCTCGACCTCGTCCGCGTCGAGTACGCGGAGCTGCCCGCGGTCTTCGACCCGGCGGCCGCGCTCGCGCCGGGCGCCCCGCTCGTGCACGAGGAGCTCGGGACCAACCGGCACACGCTCCGCCACCAGTTCACCCACGGCGACGTGGACCGCGCCGTCGCCGACGCGGCGGTGGTCGTCGAGAACACGTATCGTCTCCCGTTCGTGACGTCCGCGTGCCTGGGCACGATGGTCGCGATCGCCGACTGGGACGGGGCCGGCGACCGCGTCACCATGTGGACGACGACCCAGGTCCCGTTCCTCTACCAGCGCGACCTGGCGGCCGCGCTCGGGATCACGGGCGACCTCGTGCGCGTCCTGCAGCCGCCCGTCGGCGGGAACTTCGGCCGCGGCCTCGACCTCTACCCGATCGACGTGATCGCGGCGCTCCTCGCGCGGCGGGTGCGGCGGCCGGTGAAGATCGAGTTCGACCGCGTGGAGGAGTTCATCGCGTGCCCGACGCGCGAGCCGTGCGCGATCCGCCTCCGGACCGCGGCCGACCGCGACGGTCGGCTGCTCGCGCGCGACGCCCACGTGACGATCGACAACGGCGCCTACACGTCCTGGGGCTCGACGACGCCGTACGTGATGCTCTCGACGGTCGCGGGCCTCTACCGGGTGCCCAACGTGCGCTTCGACTCGACGATCGCCTACACCAACAACCCCTACTCGGGCTCGATGCGCGGTTACGGCAACCCCGAGTCCACCTTCGCCGTCGAGTCGCAGATGGACGAGCTCGCGGAGCGGCTCGGGCTGGACCGGCTCGAGTTGCGGCGGCGGAACGCGTCGAAGCCGGGCGACGTGAACCCGCAGGGGTTCCTGCTGACGTCGTTCGCGATGGCCGAGTGCATCGAGGCCGCGGCCGCGGAGATCCGGCACGGGGCGCCGCCGCCCCGGCCCGGCTGGCGGCGGGGCGTGGGCTACGCGGGGATGTTCCACGTCGGCGGCGGGGCGCGCATCTACCGCTCCGACGGCTGCGGCGCCATCGTCAAGCTCGACGACTTCGGCCGGGTCACGCTCCTGACGGGCGCGTCGGAGATCGGTCAGGGCTCGGAGACGGTCCTCGCGATGATCGTCGCCGAGACGCTCGGCGTGCCGCTCGAGCGCGTGGACGTCGTCAACTCCGACACGAGCGTGCGGCCGTGGGACGTCGGCACGCACGCGAGCCGCACCACGTTCGTCGCCGGCAATGCGGCGCGCCTCGCCGCCGAGAAGATCAGGGGCCTGCTCCTCGAGGCGGCCGCCGCCGAGCTGGAGGAGCCCGCGGCGGCGCTCGACATCCGGGCCGGCTTCGTGTTCGTCCGGGCGAACCCCGCGCGCCGGCTCGCGTACGAGGAGGCGGCGCGCGCGGGGCACTTCAAGGACCACGGGCGCATGCTCGTCGCCGAGGCCTTCTACGATCCGCCGACGGCGATGCTCGACAAGGACCTCCAGGGCAACGTCTCCGCCGCGTACACGTCGGCGTTCCAGGCCGTCCGCGTGGACGTGGACCCCGAGACCGGCGAGATCCGGGTCGGGAAGATCGTGTCCGCCCACGACGTCGGCCGCGCGCTCAACCCGGGCGCCGCCGAGGGCCAGGTCCACGGCGGCATCCACATGGGGCTCGGGTACGCGCTGTCGGAACAGCTCGTCGTCGCCGAGGGCCAGATCCTGACGCAGTCCTTCATGGACTACGCGCTCCTGAAGGCGGACGACATGCCCGAGATCGTCGTGCGGCTCATCGAGACCGTGGACGCGGAAGGGCCCTTCGGCGCGAAGGGGCTCGGCGAGTCCGGCGTGATCCCCGTCGCGGCCGCGGTCGCCAACGCCGTGAAGGACGCGATCGGCGTCCGCTTCACCGAGCTCCCCATCACGCCCGCGCGCGTCCGCGCGGCCCTGGAGGCGAAGCGGCCGTGA